The window CACTAGATAAGAAATACCTCCTTCTAGGGAAAGCAGAGGCAGAGAAAGAAGCATTGTTGGTCTTCTCCATTAAAGCTGGTGGAGTAGAACCAGTCAAGAGAAACGAAGCAGTAGTTGCAGTGGTAACGGTTATAGGAGAGAGGGAAGCGCAAGACCGTAGAATCCGAAGCCCGTTGCTTGCAGAAGCCCACATTGATGGGGGCATGAAACGCTCATGGTATgatgacgacgacgacgacgatgaTGATACTATGCTGCGAAGTTATGTGTTGCCCTACATGTGGCGTTCCGTGCTCGTTAAATTGATCCTAGCCGCCCAATTGATGGGCCCGATATAGGAGCGAGAAATCGACCTCCATCACCCGTACACCGCAAATCACCATAACATTACTGATTGAAGAACAAGAACCTTCTCTTGTGTTCGATACTTCGATAGCCCCTTCCTTCCAGTCCAGGCTTCCACTTTCATTTGTATCTCTCTAACTCTATTGGcgttggtttggttttgaaggTAAGGATTTCTCTAGTTTAGTCGCACGAATCAATCGAAAGCCTGGCTTAGAAAAATTTCCAAATGAAAATCATGGGCTTCGACGAAGCCGCTTCGTACATTTCTCAACAAACACAGGGAAGAAGGGGAAGTTTTCACTGTTCACTCTTCAATCCTCTCTGAGATAATCTCTCATCAGCCGCAGCACTATCGTTGTTCCATGCTTTAAAGGTCAGCCAACTAATACTTCATTTCCTTCTCCTTGCGTCTCTTAACTTAGAAGAACgctttcctttttccttctgtccttaatttttgtttctgaATCTCTCGTTGGTGAATATCAATCACCCGCCGAGCAAGCCGCAGTAGCTATGAACTTGGTGAATAATGAATTGTCGTTTTTTACTCTTCAAATTTATCTTTTCTCTATTCATCTCTTCTGCATCTCATTAATTTgagaaaaagggaaaggggaagaagaatcTGGATATGGTTGGGTTTATCAGATTCCGTATCATTTTCTCTGCAATAGTCCCTGTAAGTTCACCTATTCATATCCCAGTTATTGCTTCGACTAGATTTTCTCATTGTGGAACCACATTGGGTTTTTGGTATCCTGCCTGTGCTTATTCTTCCTCTTCGTTGGTGCCTAGAAGAGCGGGAAACAATGTTGCTATTTTCTGGGATTTGGACAATAAGCTACCAAACTCTTTGCCTCCATATGATGCTGCTGTTAAACTAAAGACCGCGGCTTCTGCATTTGGTGTTGTTCGAAGTATGGTGGCCTATGCCAATCACCATGCTTTTAGGTATGTCCCTCCTGTGGTTAGAGAGcgaaggaaagagaggaaggcACTGGATCAGTTGGAGAAAAGAGGGTTGGTTAAACCGGCTGAACCTTATATATGTCGAGTTTGCGGGAGGAAATTCTATACTAATGATAAACTTGTTAATCACTTTAAGCAAATTCATGAACGGGAACAGGTGAAGCGGTTGAATCGGTTGGAGTCAGCAAGAGGGAAAAGGAGGGTGCAGTTAGTAGCTAAGTTTTCGATGAAGATGGAAAAGTATAAGAATTCTGCTAGGGATGTTTTAACCCCAAAGGTTGGTTATGGTCTTGCAGATGAATTGAAAAGGGCAGGGTTTTGGGTTCAGACTGTGTCAAATAAGCCCCAAGCAGCAGATAATGCATTGAGAAATCATATGGTGGACATGATGGATCGCAAGTTGTTTGAATGTTTAGTCCTTGTATCAGATGATTCTGATTTCGTCGACGTTCTGAGGGAAGCGAAACTTAGGTGTCTCAAGACTGTGGTCGTTGGTGATAATGATGATGGGGCTCTTAAAAGATGCGCTGATTCAGGGTTTTCATGGAAGGAAGTAATTTTGGGGAAGGCAAAGAAGGAGGCCGTATCAGTTGTAGGACGTTGGAAGGACCGTGAGGTCTTGAAGAGACTTGAATGGACGTATAGGCCTGAATTAGAGAAAAAAGAGGTTAACCTTGACGACTCTGAAGTTGAGAGTGAGGGTGTGAACAATGAAGATATTTTTTCTGACAAAAATGATAACTCTGAGCTAAAAGAAAAGTCTGAGCCTTGGTGGAAGCTGGACTCCAGTGATGATGATAGTGCATCAAATTCTTTTTAATGATTTTCGATTTCATCTCTTACTGACTTTGTAACATTGTCAAGTTCATATCATATTCTTATTTGTGAGTGAGGACAACTATGCTGTgacaactttttctttttttccccatatGCCAGTGCAATGAGAAGCAATTTTTTCTTAGTGTCTTTGGTAACACAACCTCTCTGCAGAACAACTTGAAACTGCAAATCTTAGTTTCTTGGTGAGCCTTGTTCTCTCATGTGGTGTATAAGGAAAATAAGGTGGTTCTTATTCATTTATTACTCTCTTGTAACACAGTCTTGGAATTTTAGAATAATTTTATCGTCCTATTTATTGTTCCTCAAATTTTCCTAGAAAGACGTTTTAGAATTAATATCCAATTGGTATAGCGGGTTTATTTGGTGGAAATGATGAGATTTCTTTGCTTCACATAATTTTCATTCTAATTCACATCTGTGTATCTGAATTATAAGAATTTCTATGGTACCTTACGTACAAGTaagaattatattgaaaatGAATCTGTACTTGAATTAGTACGTATACAATTTTCATCTCTACATAGTACAAACGATAAAAAAGAAAGTTGGTTGACCTTGTGTTGACATTTACAAATACTTTTATGGTGAAATAGAAACCGAGGAATGTGATTTATTTCTTACAAGCACGGACATGATGTGCAATTATGCATGCGAATAGAGATGACATAATTAAGACTCAAATGCTGTCTATAACAGCTATTTTTGTCCTCCTTAtctatccaaaaataaaatatagaaaagCTGTCCAGGCCAAAATTAAATGTAAGTTGCATTTTGAATTTGTCACTTTAATGTGTAAATATTGGAGAAATGGTATCCTTGGGAACAAATCTGAAGCCTTGATGGCTTGGGATGAATGGCCTCATATGGAAATATGGAATCCCTGCCTAGAAGACAGAACCCTCTCACTATATAGCCTGCAAAGAGTTCTCAATCCTTAAAGAATGAGATGAAAACCTTATGAAGCATTGAAAAGGTAATGCATATGTATGAGTTATGACTAGGAAGCCAGGGTTGTGGATTTTCGTTTGAGTTTGTCCATGAATTTTCTTCTGATTTATGAGCATTGATTTGTCTAGCCAAGGTTGAGCAGACCGTGTGATGCATTTAGAGTGGGATCCTGCATCTGACATGCTTCCTGCCCTTTGGGCCTACTGATGGTTGCTGAGGCAGCAGGGTTGTGGAGAGCTTGTTAGTTATGAAAATTTACCGTGGATGGCGCCGCCTTCTCCTCTGTCTGCCTCTTGTTTTCCTCCTCCCCCACTTATCCTCAGGTGATTGTTTCTTTTTCCTACTACCCTACTAGTCAGATCTTTTGAACTTCCAACTAACCAAGATGAAGGGCAACTTTGCTATCTTTCCCAGTTTTTGAACTGCATCAAAGCTCAAATGTTGAAGAACTGCccaaaaaacataataagaaatttgaTCATCTGGTTTTGGGGCCTGCTGCTGGTCAAGGTTTACCTAACCGCTTGCAATGTCAAGGTAACTGTTAATTCCATGTGCAGATTTCTTTAAATCATTACAATCCATCCATCTACATGGTAATCCTATTCTTTTGCTGCAATTTTTAGTTTTATGAACCTATATATTCCTCTGTATATCTAATGTTTTCCTTCTATCATAGGCCTCAAAGCTTTGCACAAGGCCCACTTTTCATCCCCATCTCATATTGCCACTTCTGGAGAGACTGTTTCTTTTGTCACCGTTTTTGCTGTCTACAACTACTCTTCCCATTCATATGATGACAAGTCATCAAACTTGGTTACTGTTGGTAACGCTTCATACGGTAAAGCAGAGAGATCAATGGCTATTCTGCATGTCTTCATTAACTTCATCCAGGTAATGGCAGCTTATGCTAAATGAAAGGTTCTATGCAAATAGAGAAGCAGAGCTACAATCATGCACATTATACGTGAATTCCTAGTGCTTTGAAATTCAGATGAGAACTATTGAGTGGTATGTTTACAAGTTATTTTATGCAAGTTTCAACATAATGAATTTATCATAGTAGGCAGATAATGGGATAGATAAATTATAGTTGTTTGGGTGGAAGAATGTGAgtaagttgtttgaggtggtatagacatgtgcaatggaggcctttgaatgctccagtatggaagggtgatttgattcagattaaaggagaagggtgaggaaagacatgcgtAGTTTAggaccaaggtactaaaactcggaactcggtaccaactcggtcccttgaaaaaacgagtcgagtcgagatcttgccgagttggtgtatttttttttttccgactcgaagcctcaactcggtgggttttagacctagtttgggtttgaaacttggtattcagcctattttaggccatttaaacacaatgacactatcagattttgcaaaaacaaagtccaaataggagttatgtaccggtcaaacttaatttggtgtgtacgaatgctgtcaaaatcgctctgaatgaaaatattttcttggacatcaaaacaaatgaatattttaccacatttttggtttttagcaatgttttaccatattaagatttatggaatttttagatttgagaaaaaccttagcattagaaagttgaaaattacacctaccgcctaaaatccagtttttgttcttgaactggggggttgactttttttccttttggaatttgattttttaactatttttattggattcaattggggggtatttgcttatttatgaataatatgttaagtgaatgaaatacaaatacaaaaacatttacttaaatgatgttaggcataaataagtatctGTCTTAGTTCCTagcctaaataagtgtctgtataccaaggtttgcatagataggtgtctgtataccaagattttccactaAGATCTctagatctggcactcatataaaggagtttgggtcaagattctcgagatctcgagaactcggcgagatctcggtcgagttgttgcacttttgcaactcgtatgccaactcatctcggtttctcaaaaaaccgagaaactcgccgagatctcggcgagatcttgcgagttctcgaaccatgcttAGGACTAGTAATAAGTATGGCTTTACCCCAAGGgttagctcagttggcaagtaCCAatacctcacaattaagaggtcatgcgTTCAACTCTCTTTGGGGGATTACctatcccaaaaaaaagtatggatttgaatagagctgattggaaaaAAAGAATCCATTTAGCCGACtccattcagttgggataaggctgagttgacttgagtttgaaactgaaaatcccTTAATATTTTTTGCTTCTATCTTTCCAAACTTAGAAATAATTTTTCTAGTATTGCTTTTCTGCTGAGTTGATTGCAGGTAGATATAACTTGCTCTTATTTTCAAAAAGTAATTTATAATATGCCTATCCATGTGATAATTTTTGCAGGTGTCTATGCCCCAAAGCAATGTAATCATTCTCACTGATCCAGCTTCTGAACTTTCAGTGGGCAGAAATAGTGTCACTGTATTTCCAATTCAAGGTGAATATTCACGAGACAAATTGATGCTTCAAAGAATCAAATCATACATTGTAAGAGCACATGCCTTGGTGTATAAGTTATATATTTGTATTGCAGTTTGTATAATGCAGGAGCACGATCAGATGTGTTTGATGTGATTTAATCTTAAAATCAGGGCCTTAGATTTGTATTGTATTAGTTGGGAATATTGTAGTACCCTGGGCACAAACTAtagaataattttttaaattagaaGTAGTTTAGTTTTGAATTTGTTTGTGGGTTCCACTGGTTAGATGTATAGGGGAAGTGTGTAGTACCCTGGGCACAAACtattagttttcttttgttttaaggtTACTTAGATAGGGGTCTGTCAAGATGTCCTAGTTGTGGGATAGTAGTAGACTTGCTTGTTACTAGGAACCTAGAGTCTTTACCTTTCTAGAAAGTTTGTTAGCTGTCTAGAGTCTCTATTgaataggattttttttcttcttaaattatATAAATATGTAACAATCTCCCAATTGATGGATGGATGAGTTAAACGAAATAAACAAATGGATCTTTTGATTTGTTACCAAAGAAAGTGGCTGGCTTTTCTCCATCTCCCTTTCATGGCTGTCAATCTTCTCCCTTGTCTCAGATTTTGGTAAGaggattctctctctttcttcttatctaTTCTCTTTATAATCTCCTCCCCTACTAACGGCTGTtactttctcctcttttctcctatttttttctttcttatttaaacAGCTAACTAgattctttctcctctcttttgatattttttctCAATCACTTTTCTCTATCCAATCTgttcccccctccctctcttgaTACTACCTGTTTAGGAAAGATAATATCATATCTCTCACCTCCAACAACTACTAATTTCCTATTATCTTTTAGTCCCATCGATTAATTTTGTCTCTCTTCTTAACTTCTACCGATTTCAAATATTTTGGACTTATACTTTCTGATTTCTTATTCTGGAATTTAATTATTTGGATCTGATATTTAATCTCTTTAAATGCAACCATTAATCTGAGATAAAATCTGAGTAATCTTTACCGTCAGATCTGATTGGTAGATCTTGAAATAGAATATTGGTGATTGGCCCATCTGTGAGTAGTGGATTTTTGTCCTCTTTCTCTCGAAGTGAATCTTTGATCCTCCTCTCTTGGGAGAGAAGGAATAGAGAGTTgccacctagattagggtctacAACCCATGAATAAAACATGACTCCATGTGTTATTCCAATGGGGATTGGTCAAACCATGAGAAAGGATTCGAGTCAGGTTGCAGACCAAGGAAGCTGTTAGGCACCGCGGTCCACCCGATTAAACCGGTCTTCCTATTTACTTGGTATAAAGGtttcaaaataaaactttaGGAGGAGAGCTGGGGCCACGCACGCTGGTATTTCGGGGGgcaggatttccacctttcatgggcggtgggatggtcatttcgcccccccactgtgtttgggcatggcctgcccccccccccccccacacacacacacaacattttcccaaaactgaaaatatcaaatattcatgaaatagaagaaaagattaaaataGAAGGATAGAATCATATTTTATTCGCTTGGCTACAAAACAGAGGTTTATATACAAAGAATGAACTAATATGCTAATATAGAACCATAAACAGTAAACAGAAAtatttacaaaaatgccactaaagATGTCAAATATGCAAAATCCATAACTTAATGCATGAAATAATAAGAATATAATATAAACCAACATGCAAACATTTTAAGTCATCATAATAATGTAGAAATTTAGTTAATCAATGAAATAtgataaataattcaaaattaattaaaatgccTAAAATGCTCcaaaaaatgcataaaaatgTTCAAATAACACCTAATTGATGGAAAAAGCCAAATAAATTCTAAAACATTCACAGCATACTCATTGAAACTAATGACATTAGAAAACAATATAAATCGTTGGTagtaaaatattttgaaaatgacGTAAACACCCCTCTTGCTAAATAATGCctaaaaattacaaataaatagTGAAAATATCATAAACTAAGGAAAACTATTATGAATACAAACCTACTgtaaaagggtgtacccagtgcacgaggctcccgcctgATGTAGGacaaacatgaagaaaaagaggccaaaatactgttcacgtgaacagtgtcacagcctctttggcttggtgagaatattccTAGAAGAATCGTGGGGCAGATCAGTCTTTAATTAATAGCTACTTCAAGTCTTTAAGTGAAGGGTATAAATGTCAATTTCAATTGACAAATTTTGAATTGCAAGTGCTGTTTGAATGGCATCTTTGGTGGGGACCACATGAAGATTTTGGCTGCACCTTTTGGAGAgtgaagattttattttgttgctATTTTCTTTCAGTCCTAGTTATTTaaagtagtttctattttcatgttgcaagtctattatatttttttttaacttgagGTGCAAGCATAGCCCTCTATATATTTGTAATGGCTTTTAGAAACCCCCACGTTTTTAAGAAGATGAATGAAAATTGCTTTTGAGCACTGATTTCTCCTTGTCAAATTGACTGACaatgaagggctgaaggagcctggctgagagagcctaatCCATATCccccactttctattttcttctcttccactcCTTCGATCTCCTTGTGTGCTGTGATCTCTGAACCTGCTGCTGACACTGTGAAGACCACCCAAAGGCTGCTGTGATCCTTCCTCACCTCAGAgtattgttgctgttgttgctgttgctgattTGACAAGAGTGAGGCTGCACAACCCCTGCGGATTCAAGTTCTGCTTGGGTTTCTGCTGTTAACTTCAAGACTGCATAACGCCTTATCCCTCCATCAGAAGTTACTGGGTTTTGAAGCACAACTCCACGTCTCCACCCCATCATTCACTCCACTCGATCCCCACTTCCATTCCTTTCCATCAGCTGGATTAGACTGCACCagtaaccttctaatttcattccctaccttctattttcactTCTGACCATCAAAACTGGACCAAAGTTGCAGGAAGGTCTCTCACCATCAAGACCCATACTCGATCACCATTGGAGCCTAAATTCAGCACTGCAGTGAGGTTTTCCTTAACCCTCTAATTTGGTGTTTCTCTTATATCTCAACATCCAACCATCACAATTGACTGAAGTTTGGAGCCAAGGATCCCCTTACCAATGTCTACACTCGATCGAAGTTTGATCACCATCACATGGCTGGTTTGGCTGGAAACCCTAAGTTTATGATTCTGAGtttattccaatttttgaattttgtgggtttttgggactagtaacctagtcttacattaccgccactgcagggtctggggagagtGATAATGTACAGAGCCTTagccctgctttcgcagagagcctgtttctagactcaaacccgtgaccacttggtcaaaatggagcaaccttaccaaaCTCAAACATATTGTATAACATATTAACATCTAAAATGAAATAAAGCCTTGCATAAAAATAACCTACGTCAAATAATAAAAACCAAAGAAGCCTATGCTACAATAGCAAAACATtcagaaaataaacaaatttttaaataacatGAATTGGTAGACTTTGGAAAGACCATTCGGACGAACATTAAACATGGAGGAGAAaacaaatctaaaaagaaaatcTCAACATGGgagtttaaacaaaataaaaaataaaaagggttgGGGGAAACCTACATGCAACATGCATGGTAAAACCTTGAAAATACTAatataaaagagaaacaaatcaaagaaaatcaGATGAACATTATAATAAGGAAAGAACATGGTAAGGCAAAACTAAAATGCGACAAATTTATGCTAAAATGGATTAAAATTACTATTGTGTTTGCCGCTAATACCTAAGAAGTAGTAGCAACATACACCTCTTCTCCTGAGCAATATGGCTGAAttataaattgaaataaaaaggaaattggAAGAAAATATATCTAGGATGAAGAAATACCAGCGTATTGGGGGTGGAGAGCACTCACAACTCAGGAGAGCCAAACTTctctctcaaaaccctaaactcaAGTTGCAGTATTGGGGCTTCTTGTATTCTCTAAGAACTGCTTAAGAACGTGGGGTAGAGCTTCGGAGACCTCCTCATTCTCTCAACGACATGGAGGATCACTGTTTGATTTTTGGTGAGAACAAGGTTGTTTCTCATTGATGGTCCAAATTGGGGAAAAATATTTAATCCAATGAAAATGAAGTTAAATTCGTGATTAACCacgatttttcaaaattaaaaaccaCCCTTGGGGCCATGAAATGTACTTGGATGTTTTATGACCCCCTGAGCTTATCCAAAGGGTTGGAGGTGGTGGAATGCGCGGAGAAAAAGAATCCAATTTGCAGCAACAACCCTGATTTCAACGTTGAATGATCTCTGTGCTATGTCAAAAACATGAACTTTGACGTCCGAGTGTGCATCAATGAACGTGCACTCGACATCGACATGGGCTTGTTCGGAGTCGAACAGAGGCTAGTGTACGTCGGTGCAAGGTACTGAGAACCTCGACTTATGATGAATTCTGTTCGACGCTAATGAGTTCTGTTGATGTTGAGCAAGTGTCGACAGATTCGCACTCGACATGGACTCAAGCATATTTCATGTCGACATAAGCCCATTTGGAGTCGAACTTCAAAAGTTGCAATGAGACCTTTGGTCTGTTGGGTTCAGATTTGAACTAGGTTAGGTTTGGCCTGGCCCAAGTTCATTAAATCTTTGAAAGCTCATAACTTTTGCTCCATAAATCCAAATTTAATGATCCAAAGGCATTTAAAACTTTGTCCCAAATACTTTTAAATGGCATGAAATTTGGGGACTGTTTTGGTCCGCGAAAATTACTTTCAAAGCGCGTCTCACATGAAGAAATTGGAATCTTTtccaaattagggtttaaataAACTAGTTTTCAAACAAATTTTAAGTATGAGAATATTCAACAtaaaatcattttattttggAAACTTAGGTGAATTTTAAGGCAATTTAACCATATTTTAACCTAATTAACCCTACAAAAGCATTTCAATCATCTTATCGGAATAATTCCCAACGTCTTCGAGAGATTACAGAGAATCTCTCTAACCATAAAATAGAACCTTCCCACAGTCCTCAAACATCCATTCATCATCGTAGTGAACGCCTTcggggtgacaaaatgaggtgtctacaccaTCACTTGCAGTCTATCTTGATTGAATACTTATTTTAAGAAactaatttcaaatttgaattcagTAGGCATTGCTtaacctttcttctttctttcttgttttctcCTGTGTCTAGGATCTTTCACAAGAAGGTTTATCAAAAGAAGTATTATGTCTAGGATCTTTCACAAGAAGGTTTATCAATAGAAGTATTAGGTagatggaggagggggaggggggagagaacAAATCAAAATGAGCAAAAGTACAATGAAACTGAAGTGGCAATGCACTACCTCCATACAAAGTTTCTCTCAAGACCTTACTTTTAGCCAAAAGGCTGGCTGTATCATTTTATGATCTAGGTCTCCAATCAAATTAGAAGTCCAACCTAAGTCGATGCTTTTTCCTCCCTGATTGAGTAAGCCAGCCTCCTATTGTTGATTTTGATGGCAATGGCCTATCTTTGAAAGGGGTTACAAATCTGATGCCCTGTCCATcgtggtttgaggtatcgggaATGAATCAGGTGAATCACCCAATTCAAATTGGAATCGGCGGCACCCAATCCTGATTCCAACCGATTTTTGCAACCCTCTTTTGAATCACCTAGTTTCATGTTTGATCTTCAATTTTTGtcattgtttccttcttttagtCAGTCTAATagcagaaaatcaatgaaatttaCCTCTGGTAGCAAGATCCCCAagtttattgaataaaaaaactccaaaagcACAGAATTTTGGAAGTCTttgtatcttcttctttccgattccaatttctagggtttcaactGATTCcagccaattctgatccaaTCGGAATCATAATTGATGGGAACTGATCCCGTCTCCTTATCTCCGTTCCCTTCTCTTGAAATTTGCTTTCCATTGATGGTAGCTCAGTGATAATGGTGTTCACCTTCTCTAAGTATGACGCGTTCTGTTCCTGTAGAACTCCTCCCGGAGGGGCCTTGGTTGCCCAGTGGACAGCCATGTGTATCAATGGCATGTGACTATGATGTTCTGTTTTCTTCATCAGcagaattgattttttttccccttctgaTTATTGCAAGGACCATGTGATCTGAATTGGTACATTCATAATCCTCAACAGAGGTGCAGTGACATTTTATTGTTCCAGCTGTGTTTCCGAATGCTTTGTCATGACAAAGGATCATGGAACTCCTTTCCTTGTGTTGTAGGTTTTCATACATTTTGGAATTTAGATGGGCAAGAAGGCAGTTACCTGATGCATCCTATTTTCTTGCTTAGTGATGATTTATATGGTTGTTGAGCACCTTAGAATTATCTTAACATGTCAGTTAAGGAATTACCTATTCTTGCTGCAATTTTAATCTCAGTACTAATATATGGGAACCATATTAGTGATATTATTAATATAACTGGTCATATGTTCATCTGTACAGGCTTTTCTAGAAAGAAGGCTCAAGGAGTATTCAGAGAGGCCAGATCATGTTAATCATTATATCTTTACGGATTCTGATGTGGCAGTGGTTGATGATCTTGAACCAATTTTTcagaaaaatcataaatttcatCTGGCTCTAACTTTTCGGAATAACAAAAATCAACCCTTAAATTCAGGATTTATTGCAGTGAGAGGCACAACTGATGGAATTCTAAGGTCAGTGACTTGAATCCCATTTGGCATGATCTCAGGTTGTCTCTGGTTAGATGTG is drawn from Telopea speciosissima isolate NSW1024214 ecotype Mountain lineage chromosome 1, Tspe_v1, whole genome shotgun sequence and contains these coding sequences:
- the LOC122647821 gene encoding uncharacterized protein LOC122647821 — its product is MVGFIRFRIIFSAIVPVSSPIHIPVIASTRFSHCGTTLGFWYPACAYSSSSLVPRRAGNNVAIFWDLDNKLPNSLPPYDAAVKLKTAASAFGVVRSMVAYANHHAFRYVPPVVRERRKERKALDQLEKRGLVKPAEPYICRVCGRKFYTNDKLVNHFKQIHEREQVKRLNRLESARGKRRVQLVAKFSMKMEKYKNSARDVLTPKVGYGLADELKRAGFWVQTVSNKPQAADNALRNHMVDMMDRKLFECLVLVSDDSDFVDVLREAKLRCLKTVVVGDNDDGALKRCADSGFSWKEVILGKAKKEAVSVVGRWKDREVLKRLEWTYRPELEKKEVNLDDSEVESEGVNNEDIFSDKNDNSELKEKSEPWWKLDSSDDDSASNSF
- the LOC122647809 gene encoding uncharacterized protein LOC122647809, with product MKIYRGWRRLLLCLPLVFLLPHLSSVFELHQSSNVEELPKKHNKKFDHLVLGPAAGQGLPNRLQCQGLKALHKAHFSSPSHIATSGETVSFVTVFAVYNYSSHSYDDKSSNLVTVGNASYGKAERSMAILHVFINFIQVSMPQSNVIILTDPASELSVGRNSVTVFPIQGEYSRDKLMLQRIKSYIAFLERRLKEYSERPDHVNHYIFTDSDVAVVDDLEPIFQKNHKFHLALTFRNNKNQPLNSGFIAVRGTTDGILRAKLFLQKVLEIYSSKFMKASRMLGDQLALAWFVKSHPSFDVKRFTRPQAFMDEIHGTSVLFLPCALYNWTPPEGAGQFHGMPLDVKVVHFKGSRKRLMLESWNFFSSSDSNISDMLCLVLKSGRTKYDF